A window of Streptomyces sp. DG1A-41 contains these coding sequences:
- a CDS encoding WYL domain-containing protein: MAGKPVRPVNAIDQTRRMLSLVTYLRERPGARVEDVARAFGITEDELVSDLDVLPMCGTSFRGGDLLDIDTDGERIWWHNPAALAAEAAEPLRLAADEATALLVAARAVATLPGLRESDRQALLRATAKVEAAAGEAAGASSRLSVTFESEGGVFADVDRAIAERRRLWIRYYSPARDEVTEREIDPIRLVSVGHTYVEAWCRRSEARRTFRLDRVAEIKILDEPSAPPEIELRDLSEALVQPAAEDPEVVVEVGPGGRWVAEYYPHDSADELPDGGLRITLRTPDPASLRRLGLRLGRDGRIVSPPELADSARQAAREALAAYDGIEAVEAAEVRAAHAVADGPDGRRE, encoded by the coding sequence GTGGCAGGCAAACCGGTCAGGCCCGTGAACGCCATCGACCAGACCAGACGGATGCTCTCCCTGGTGACATATCTGAGGGAGCGCCCCGGGGCCCGGGTCGAGGACGTCGCGCGCGCCTTCGGGATCACCGAGGACGAGCTGGTCTCCGACCTCGACGTGCTGCCCATGTGCGGCACCAGCTTCCGCGGCGGCGACCTGCTCGACATCGACACCGACGGCGAGCGCATCTGGTGGCACAACCCGGCCGCCCTGGCGGCGGAGGCGGCCGAGCCGCTCAGGCTCGCCGCCGACGAGGCCACCGCCCTGCTCGTCGCCGCCCGGGCCGTGGCCACGCTGCCCGGACTGCGCGAGAGCGACCGGCAGGCGCTGCTGCGGGCGACGGCCAAGGTGGAGGCCGCGGCCGGCGAGGCGGCGGGCGCCAGCTCGCGGCTGTCGGTGACCTTCGAATCCGAGGGCGGGGTCTTCGCGGACGTCGACCGGGCGATCGCCGAGCGCCGCCGGCTGTGGATCCGCTACTACTCGCCCGCGCGCGACGAGGTCACCGAGCGGGAGATCGACCCCATCCGCCTGGTCAGCGTCGGGCACACGTATGTCGAGGCCTGGTGCCGCCGCTCGGAGGCGCGCCGCACCTTCCGGCTCGACCGGGTCGCCGAGATCAAGATCCTGGACGAGCCGTCGGCACCGCCGGAGATCGAGCTGCGGGACCTGTCCGAGGCGCTCGTCCAGCCCGCGGCCGAGGACCCGGAGGTCGTGGTCGAGGTCGGCCCCGGCGGCCGCTGGGTCGCCGAGTACTACCCGCACGACAGCGCGGACGAGCTTCCGGACGGCGGGCTGCGTATCACTCTGCGGACCCCCGACCCGGCGTCACTGCGGCGCCTGGGCCTCAGGCTCGGGCGCGACGGCCGCATCGTGTCGCCGCCCGAGCTGGCGGACAGCGCCCGGCAGGCGGCCCGCGAGGCACTGGCGGCGTACGACGGGATCGAGGCGGTGGAGGCGGCCGAGGTACGCGCGGCGCACGCGGTGGCGGACGGGCCGGACGGCAGACGCGAGTGA
- a CDS encoding WYL domain-containing protein, which produces MAIAKAERLMNLALCLLGTRRPLSKRELRDSIEAYVEAFGPGNGSGGNDDSFNRMFERDKDDLRELGLVIETVESLDGEVGYLARRDSNRLPPITLDAEEAAALGLAAKVWQQARLAGAASGALQKLRAAGLPEDVDPYGSHGALEPRIPVHEAAFEPLMLACRDRRPVVFDYRKATAAHPEQRHVEPWALECWRGHWYLAGWDRDRGAERVFRLSRITGKVRSRGGRYTAPVPDVVTVRETVASWAGEITDRSARIRLRSDAGYPLRAKATSVRELGDGWDELEIPYGHGLDAWLVEFGPDVVVLEPAELRADVVDRLRAVAKG; this is translated from the coding sequence ATGGCCATTGCCAAGGCCGAGCGGCTGATGAACCTGGCGCTGTGTCTGCTCGGGACGCGGCGGCCGCTCAGCAAGCGTGAGCTGCGCGACTCCATCGAGGCCTACGTCGAGGCCTTCGGGCCGGGCAACGGCTCGGGTGGCAACGACGACTCCTTCAACCGCATGTTCGAGCGCGACAAGGACGACCTGCGCGAACTCGGACTGGTCATCGAGACCGTCGAGAGCCTCGACGGCGAGGTCGGCTATCTGGCCCGCCGTGACAGCAACCGCCTCCCGCCCATCACCCTGGACGCCGAGGAGGCCGCTGCGCTCGGGCTCGCCGCCAAGGTGTGGCAGCAGGCCCGGCTCGCCGGCGCCGCCAGCGGCGCCCTCCAGAAGCTGCGGGCGGCCGGGCTCCCCGAGGACGTCGACCCGTACGGGTCGCACGGTGCCCTGGAGCCGCGCATCCCCGTGCACGAGGCGGCGTTCGAGCCGCTGATGCTCGCCTGCCGGGACCGCAGGCCCGTCGTGTTCGACTACCGCAAGGCCACCGCCGCGCACCCCGAGCAGCGGCACGTGGAGCCGTGGGCGCTGGAGTGCTGGCGGGGCCACTGGTACCTGGCGGGCTGGGACCGGGACCGGGGTGCCGAGCGGGTCTTCCGGCTGTCCCGGATCACCGGCAAGGTCCGCTCGCGCGGCGGCCGTTACACCGCTCCCGTGCCGGACGTCGTCACCGTCCGTGAGACCGTCGCGAGCTGGGCCGGCGAGATCACCGACCGCTCGGCGCGGATCCGGCTGCGCTCGGACGCGGGGTACCCCCTTCGGGCGAAGGCCACCTCCGTCCGGGAACTCGGTGACGGCTGGGACGAGTTGGAGATTCCGTACGGCCACGGGCTGGATGCCTGGCTGGTGGAGTTCGGGCCGGACGTGGTCGTCCTGGAGCCCGCGGAGCTGCGGGCCGACGTGGTGGACCGGCTACGGGCCGTGGCCAAGGGCTGA
- a CDS encoding FKBP-type peptidyl-prolyl cis-trans isomerase has product MSIDKPEIDFPGGEPPADLEIKDIWEGDGPVAQAGQTVTVHYVGVSFSTGEEFDASWNRGTPFRFPLGGGRVIKGWDQGVQGMKVGGRRQLTIPAHLAYGNQSPSPLIKPGETLIFVVDLLGV; this is encoded by the coding sequence GTGAGCATCGACAAGCCCGAGATCGACTTCCCGGGCGGCGAGCCCCCGGCGGACCTCGAGATCAAGGACATCTGGGAAGGCGACGGCCCGGTCGCGCAGGCGGGCCAGACCGTCACCGTTCACTACGTCGGTGTCTCCTTCAGCACCGGCGAGGAGTTCGACGCCAGCTGGAACCGCGGCACCCCCTTCCGCTTCCCGCTGGGTGGCGGCCGGGTCATCAAGGGCTGGGACCAGGGCGTGCAGGGCATGAAGGTCGGCGGCCGCCGCCAGCTGACCATTCCCGCCCACCTCGCCTACGGCAACCAGAGCCCGTCCCCTCTGATCAAGCCCGGCGAGACGCTGATCTTCGTGGTCGACCTGCTCGGGGTCTGA
- a CDS encoding FKBP-type peptidyl-prolyl cis-trans isomerase, with translation MRRRSLLISVPAGLATLAACGDDKSDSSKASDSPSPSASAPSAAPPPKIVDGPLPAVTAGTKFDEKPTIAKGSSEPSKQLAVKTLVAGSGKVIAENDFVVANYLGQVWNTAKVFDNSYDRKTRLAIQLAQGQIIDGWRYALAGKKAGSRIEMAVPPTWGYGSQGNPQAGIKGTDTLVFVVDVQDTFNAKSSAKGKEVPQGNADLPKVGTNTDGKAPSIEVPKAAAPKKLVAEYVLEGDGDEVAADNSVLVQYKGVLWDGGKEFDSSYANKQLVSFSLQQVVKGWAQGLTGKKVGSRVLIVIPPELGYGDNPPQGSGIKKDSTLVFSVDILAKL, from the coding sequence GTGCGCCGACGCTCACTTCTCATCTCCGTACCCGCTGGACTTGCCACGCTCGCCGCATGCGGCGATGACAAGTCCGACTCGAGCAAGGCCAGCGACAGCCCGTCGCCCTCGGCGTCGGCCCCGTCCGCGGCACCGCCGCCGAAGATCGTCGACGGCCCGCTGCCGGCGGTCACCGCGGGCACGAAGTTCGACGAGAAGCCGACGATCGCCAAGGGCAGCTCAGAGCCGTCGAAGCAGCTCGCGGTGAAGACCCTGGTCGCGGGCAGCGGCAAGGTCATCGCGGAGAACGACTTCGTCGTCGCGAACTACCTGGGCCAGGTCTGGAACACCGCCAAGGTCTTCGACAACTCCTACGACCGCAAGACCCGCCTGGCCATCCAGCTCGCCCAGGGCCAGATCATCGACGGCTGGCGGTACGCGCTGGCCGGCAAGAAGGCCGGCAGCCGCATCGAGATGGCCGTCCCGCCCACCTGGGGCTACGGCTCGCAGGGCAACCCGCAGGCGGGCATCAAGGGCACCGACACCCTGGTCTTCGTCGTCGACGTGCAGGACACGTTCAACGCCAAGAGCTCCGCCAAGGGCAAGGAGGTCCCGCAGGGCAACGCGGACCTGCCCAAGGTCGGCACCAACACCGACGGGAAGGCGCCCTCGATCGAGGTGCCCAAGGCGGCCGCCCCCAAGAAGCTGGTGGCGGAGTACGTCCTGGAGGGCGACGGCGATGAGGTGGCCGCCGACAACAGCGTCCTCGTGCAGTACAAGGGCGTGCTGTGGGACGGCGGCAAGGAGTTCGACTCGTCGTACGCCAACAAGCAGCTGGTGTCGTTCTCGCTCCAGCAGGTCGTCAAGGGCTGGGCGCAGGGCCTGACCGGCAAGAAGGTCGGCAGCCGCGTCCTCATCGTCATCCCGCCGGAGCTGGGCTACGGGGACAACCCGCCGCAGGGCAGCGGTATCAAGAAGGACTCCACGCTGGTCTTCTCGGTGGACATCCTCGCGAAGCTGTGA